GGCCTGATCCTGGGCACGATCATGACCGGCATCGACCAGATCGTGTTCCGCGGCAAGGCGCCCTGGACCCTGCACCACAAGCATGCCGACCACGAATGCCTGAAGCCTGCTTCGCACTACAAGCCGATCGCCTATCCGAAACCGGACGGCAAGCTGACCTTCGACAAGCTGTCGTCGGTATTCATCTCGAACACCAACCACCGCGAGGACGAGCCGGTGCACCTGACGCTCAAGAACCCGAGCGTGCCGGTCGACGTCAACCTGGCCAAGTACGCCGGCCCGGAACAGCGTTACTGTCCGGCCGGGGTCTACGAGTTCGTCAAGCGCGAGGATGGCGGCGACCGGCTGCAGATCAATGCCCAGAACTGCGTGCACTGTAAAACCTGCGACATCAAGGATCCGACCCAGAACATCGTCTGGGTCACGCCGGAAGGCGGCGGCGGCCCCAACTATCCGAACATGTAAGGAGCGGCCGATGGCGACCACCACCTTGCACATCCGTTTGCGCGCCGTGGCGGCCGCCTGCCTGCTGGCTGTGGCCTCGCACGCCGCGGCCCAGGACGACGCCGCCCTGCGCAACGCCGTCCTGCTGGGCCACGAGACGGCGGCGGACACCAATATCACCTACCTGCGCGCGAGCGGCCAGGACCTCAAGCTGGATGTGTACTGGCCCTGGCGCGACCAGAAGGCGCGCCTGCCCGTGGTGATCAATTTCCACGGCGGCGGCTGGGTCGCGGGCAGCCGCGAGGGCCGCACGCTGTCGATGCTGCCCTATCTGCAGATGGGCTTTGCCGTCGTCAATGTGCAATACCGGCTGGCGAACGTGGCGCTGGCCCCGGCCGCGGTCGAAGACACGCTGTGCGCGTTGCAATGGGTCGGACGCAATGCCGAGCGTTACCGCTTCGACCTGGACCGGGTCGTCACCACCGGCGATTCGGCCGGCGGCCACCTGGCGCTGGCCACGGCCATGATTCCGGGCGATTCCCCGTTCGCAAACCAGTGCGCCTCGACCGAACCGACCTGGAGCGGCCCAT
This portion of the Telluria beijingensis genome encodes:
- a CDS encoding alpha/beta hydrolase, which encodes MATTTLHIRLRAVAAACLLAVASHAAAQDDAALRNAVLLGHETAADTNITYLRASGQDLKLDVYWPWRDQKARLPVVINFHGGGWVAGSREGRTLSMLPYLQMGFAVVNVQYRLANVALAPAAVEDTLCALQWVGRNAERYRFDLDRVVTTGDSAGGHLALATAMIPGDSPFANQCASTEPTWSGPYRNAAPKVKAVVNWYGITDVADMLQGPNTRSYAVAWFGSLPGRAALAKDLSPLSHVRAGGPAVFTIHGDDDKLVPYAHGVRLKSALDKAGVNNVLHTVKGGGHGGFNPEQQVAIFSEVQAFLRQQGLLPASR